In Musa acuminata AAA Group cultivar baxijiao chromosome BXJ3-9, Cavendish_Baxijiao_AAA, whole genome shotgun sequence, a single genomic region encodes these proteins:
- the LOC135649904 gene encoding vascular-related unknown protein 4-like isoform X1: MHYPPYLPLPKMEESINSSMDSAFLSKVGSASSEESGWTMYFEDFMATAAEKAGGVFSSGAVSEPSVVSDAASSVAWKLSASFEVTEDYRELSLKKTKGKRLVDDDSLEDTASSPVSSPKVTDFNYLTKNTGKKDDHRDTA; encoded by the exons ATGCACTACCCACCATATCTCCCACTGCCGAAGATGGAGGAATCAATCAATTCCTCAATGGATAGCGCCTTCTTGTCCAAGGTTGGCTCAGCTTCCTCTGAGGAGAGTGGTTGGACCATGTACTTTGAGGACTTCATGGCTACAGCAGCAGAAAAGGCAGGTGGTGTCTTCTCCTCCGGTGCTGTCAGTGAGCCTTCTGTGGTCTCCGACGCTGCTTCATCTGTTGCGTGGAAGCTGTCGGCCAGCTTTGAAGTGACGGAGGATTACAGAGAGCTGAGCCTGAAGAAGACGAAGGGGAAGAGGCTGGTGGATGATGATTCCTTGGAAGATACAGCCAGTTCACCTGTTAGTAGTCCCAAG GTTACTGATTTCAATTACTTGACTAAGAACACAGGCAAGAAGGATGACCACAGGGACACAGCTTAG
- the LOC135649904 gene encoding vascular-related unknown protein 4-like isoform X2: MHYPPYLPLPKMEESINSSMDSAFLSKVGSASSEESGWTMYFEDFMATAAEKAGGVFSSGAVSEPSVVSDAASSVAWKLSASFEVTEDYRELSLKKTKGKRLVDDDSLEDTASSPVTDFNYLTKNTGKKDDHRDTA, translated from the exons ATGCACTACCCACCATATCTCCCACTGCCGAAGATGGAGGAATCAATCAATTCCTCAATGGATAGCGCCTTCTTGTCCAAGGTTGGCTCAGCTTCCTCTGAGGAGAGTGGTTGGACCATGTACTTTGAGGACTTCATGGCTACAGCAGCAGAAAAGGCAGGTGGTGTCTTCTCCTCCGGTGCTGTCAGTGAGCCTTCTGTGGTCTCCGACGCTGCTTCATCTGTTGCGTGGAAGCTGTCGGCCAGCTTTGAAGTGACGGAGGATTACAGAGAGCTGAGCCTGAAGAAGACGAAGGGGAAGAGGCTGGTGGATGATGATTCCTTGGAAGATACAGCCAGTTCACCT GTTACTGATTTCAATTACTTGACTAAGAACACAGGCAAGAAGGATGACCACAGGGACACAGCTTAG
- the LOC103999006 gene encoding beta-xylosidase/alpha-L-arabinofuranosidase 2-like yields the protein MAASSSSSLFLLLLLFVFVVSATSRHLGHSALHSYFRTHRTGFPPRSTYGPIKTNGRNYSYVCDSRRFADLGLRVTDFAYCNKNLSYEQRVKSLVGSLSLEEKVGQISDQARGVQRIGLPPYSWWSEALHGVSYVGHATYFGDIVPAATSFPTVIVSAASFNESLWKSIGQVVSTEARAMHNLGHAGLTFWSPNINVVRDPRWGRILETPGEDPFLVGKYAANFVRGLQDVEGHEVAANPDSRPLKVSSCCKHYAAYDVDNWFGIDRYHFDARVAAQDMVETFLLPFEMCVKEGDVSSVMCSYNRVNGIPACADPKLLSQTLRDDWKLHGYIVSDCDSLEVMHHGHKWLGDTPEAAVSQTLRAGLDLDCGDYYSNFTESAVAQGIVRESYIDTALKNLYTVLMRLGFFDGMPKYESLAEDDICTKDNIELAADAARQGIVLLKNDHNILPLCKDKYKKLALVGPHTNATEAMIGNYEGTPCRYVSPLDAFSAEGKVEYDLGCTVWCWEKEAHQRAKEIAARADATIIFAGISLEVEAESLDRDDLFIPYSQSNFITEVTEASKGPVILVIFSAGGLDISSIARDNTKVSAILWAGYPGAEGGRAIADVVYGRYNPGGRLPITWFESEYTKLLPMTSMPLRPIDELGYPGRTYKFFDGQTVYPFGYGLSYTQFNYTLKSVPSSVVVKLDPLQLCLPLTYKPNASLEEEHAGAACQSVNVADTACNHEINFEVEVANTGKFDGNHVVIVYSKPPAGVAGAPIKQVAAFRRVFVPAGASSSVKFSIDACKSLSVVEKTAYKVLPRGQHTIVVGDDEPTVSFPVKVDFN from the exons ATGgctgcctcttcttcttcttccctcttcctcctcttactcCTCTTTGTCTTCGTTGTTTCTGCCACCTCAAGACACCTCGGTCACTCTGCTCTGCACTCCTACTTTAGAACTCACCGCACCGGCTTTCCCCCTCGTTCGACGTATGGGCCAATCAAGACCAATGGCCGCAACTACTCGTACGTCTGCGACTCGCGCAGGTTCGCCGACTTAGGTCTCAGAGTGACCGACTTCGCTTACTGCAACAAGAACCTCTCGTACGAGCAGAGGGTGAAGTCGCTGGTGGGCAGCTTGTCGCTGGAGGAGAAGGTAGGGCAGATCAGCGACCAGGCTCGGGGAGTGCAGCGGATCGGACTGCCGCCTTACAGCTGGTGGTCCGAGGCGCTCCATGGCGTCTCCTACGTGGGTCATGCCACGTACTTTGGCGACATCGTCCCCGCCGCCACTAGCTTTCCCACCGTCATCGTCTCCGCCGCCTCCTTCAACGAGTCCCTGTGGAAGTCCATTGGCCAG GTGGTTTCTACGGAAGCGAGAGCAATGCATAATCTAGGGCATGCTGGCTTGACCTTCTGGAGTCCCAACATCAATGTTGTTAGGGATCCTCGATGGGGAAGAATTCTCGAGACACCCGGAGAAGATCCTTTTCTTGTCGGTAAATATGCCGCCAACTTCGTCAGAGGCTTGCAAGATGTCGAGGGCCATGAAGTCGCTGCAAATCCAGATTCCAGGCCATTGAAGGTGTCTTCTTGCTGCAAACACTATGCAGCGTATGATGTAGACAACTGGTTTGGCATCGATCGCTACCATTTTGATGCCAGG GTTGCAGCGCAAGATATGGTGGAGACGTTCCTTCTTCCTTTTGAGATGTGTGTGAAGGAAGGTGATGTTAGCAGTGTCATGTGCTCTTACAATCGTGTCAATGGCATCCCTGCTTGTGCAGATCCAAAGCTTTTATCCCAAACCCTAAGGGACGATTGGAAGCTTCATGG ATATATAGTCTCTGACTGTGACTCGCTCGAGGTCATGCATCACGGCCACAAATGGCTCGGTGATACCCCTGAGGCCGCCGTCTCTCAAACACTTCGTGCTG GTTTGGATTTAGATTGTGGTGACTACTACTCCAATTTCACGGAGTCTGCTGTGGCACAAGGCATCGTGAGGGAGTCATATATCGATACCGCGTTGAAGAATCTCTACACTGTCCTCATGAGGCTCGGATTCTTCGACGGAATGCCGAAATATGAGTCGCTTGCAGAAGACGATATCTGCACAAAAGACAACATTGAATTGGCTGCAGATGCAGCGAGACAGGGAATTGTTCTGCTTAAGAACGACCACAACATCTTGCCACTGTGCAAAGACAAGTACAAGAAGCTTGCTTTGGTCGGTCCTCATACTAATGCAACCGAAGCCATGATCGGAAACTACGAAG GTACGCCTTGCCGTTATGTTTCCCCTCTCGATGCCTTCTCTGCTGAAGGAAAGGTAGAATACGATCTGGGATGCACAGTCTGGTGTTGGGAGAAGGAAGCCCACCAACGTGCGAAGGAGATCGCTGCGCGCGCTGATGCCACCATCATCTTTGCCGGCATAAGCCTTGAAGTGGAGGCCGAGAGCCTCGACAGGGACGATCTCTTCATCCCCTACAGCCAATCTAACTTCATCACCGAAGTCACCGAAGCTTCCAAGGGCCCTGTAATCTTGGTTATCTTCTCTGCAGGGGGGTTGGACATCTCATCCATCGCCAGAGATAACACCAAGGTCAGTGCCATTCTCTGGGCAGGTTATCCCGGTGCCGAAGGAGGCCGTGCCATCGCCGATGTAGTTTACGGACGATACAATCCAG GTGGAAGACTGCCCATTACATGGTTCGAGTCAGAGTACACAAAACTGCTCCCAATGACATCGATGCCATTACGCCCGATCGATGAGCTCGGTTACCCTGGAAGGACCTACAAGTTCTTCGACGGCCAGACGGTGTATCCTTTCGGTTATGGCCTCAGCTACACGCAGTTCAACTACACCCTCAAATCTGTGCCGAGCAGCGTGGTCGTCAAGCTTGATCCCCTGCAACTGTGTCTGCCGCTGACATACAAGCCGAATGCCTCACTGGAAGAAGAACACGCGGGAGCTGCATGTCAATCTGTCAACGTAGCTGACACTGCGTGCAACCATGAAATCAACTTCGAGGTTGAGGTGGCGAACACGGGCAAGTTCGACGGGAACCACGTGGTGATTGTCTACTCGAAACCTCCGGCCGGTGTTGCAGGAGCCCCCATCAAGCAGGTTGCCGCGTTCCGGCGGGTGTTCGTGCCGGCCGGCGCCTCGAGCTCGGTGAAGTTTTCGATCGACGCTTGCAAGAGCTTGAGCGTTGTGGAGAAGACGGCCTACAAAGTCTTGCCTCGTGGTCAACACACCATCGTGGTCGGGGACGATGAACCCACTGTTTCCTTCCCTGTTAAGGTGGATTTCAATTAG
- the LOC103998892 gene encoding uncharacterized protein LOC103998892, with protein sequence MFPCGGSSVEVVSRLLKRLEETKGLLVRDPKGASSQVVVTKIDDIKKKMEELRKELRESKGKEDAAINKFALVARQVDELLGPEITFKTSNSSKTESPLEKLDKIIAILESSEEKSKDSSGEQESKAEGKEGEEEKVLPLEWQIQESSAWEHLLLVVDSFETQLKHCLFCLTVFPAKAILKKRLLIHWWMGETIVTSYREGKKCFDQLVSKGLIITIKKKHCDKVHYFRIQSWIRRLLITVAKSNGFLDFDRDGRPSNDYSWSRRACLRLEQNPIGDDAGRRLLTIYNVDKRYVDFEPTWLVNKGEMTTMQLGRWQDSDQKNDIVVKNEEFLKGLHNCKSLRYMSLRGVSRVETLPDSIGKLTKLVVLDLRACHNLEKLPEAIGSAKKLQYLDVSECFRLNKMPKSIANLSDLEVLKGFLLISGPDDKHVCHLHQLAKLTKLRKLSINIASRIAEKELENVGELKKITTLIISWAVVTEKKEDSHSTRGDEASSQEKKQQGTGKDSIEDLPSKSKQSSDAATAAADADAHDDGEDDVIEKRQLPHPPEQKPSTSDVPYKNADPRSKDVTFGTDATTKKVQPISDHEARPTTDGQASGVKLLRKRETKKIAADRFLDPAKVTLPSMIEKLELRCFTEEEFPQWIDPSKLENVKKLYLRGGRLRSLGDGRGWKVEVLRLRLLNYLDHPSWENLTTSFPGLRFVEKLNCGKKSSSHKELSSWPCNKEGFWCKEDAKKSAEDEPKAINWPPPETD encoded by the coding sequence ATGTTCCCCTGCGGCGGATCCAGCGTCGAAGTAGTGTCTCGGTTGCTGAAGCGTTTGGAAGAAACCAAAGGCCTCCTCGTCCGCGATCCGAAGGGTGCTTCTTCCCAGGTTGTTGTTACGAAGATCGACGATATCAAGAAAAAAATGGAGGAGCTGAGAAAAGAGTTGCGGGAATCCAAGGGCAAAGAAGACGCCGCCATAAATAAATTTGCACTCGTCGCCAGGCAAGTCGACGAATTGTTGGGACCGGAAATCACCTTCAAGACGTCGAATTCCTCGAAAACAGAGAGCCCACTCGAAAAGCTCGACAAAATCATTGCAATACTCGAGAGTTCAGAGGAGAAGTCAAAGGATTCGTCGGGTGAACAGGAATCCAAGGCTGAGGGGAAGGAGGGCGAGGAAGAAAAAGTGCTCCCACTGGAGTGGCAGATCCAAGAGAGCTCCGCTTGGGAGCACCTTTTGCTTGTGGTCGACAGCTTCGAGACTCAGCTGAAGCATTGCCTCTTCTGCCTCACCGTCTTCCCGGCGAAAGCTATCCTCAAGAAGAGGCTGCTGATCCACTGGTGGATGGGCGAGACAATAGTGACGAGTTATAGGGAAGGGAAGAAATGCTTCGACCAACTCGTCTCCAAGGGCCTGATCATAACCATCAAGAAGAAGCACTGTGACAAGGTGCACTACTTCAGGATACAGTCGTGGATTCGCAGGCTGTTGATCACCGTCGCCAAGAGCAACGGCTTCCTCGATTTCGACCGGGACGGCCGCCCCAGCAACGACTACTCCTGGAGTCGCCGTGCGTGCTTGCGCCTCGAACAAAACCCCATCGGCGACGATGCGGGACGTCGACTGCTCACCATCTACAACGTCGACAAGCGCTACGTCGACTTCGAACCCACATGGCTGGTCAACAAGGGCGAGATGACCACAATGCAGCTGGGGCGGTGGCAGGACTCGGACCAGAAGAACGATATCGTGGTCAAGAACGAGGAGTTCTTGAAGGGGCTCCATAACTGCAAGAGCTTGCGGTACATGAGCCTCAGAGGCGTATCGAGGGTGGAAACGCTTCCCGACTCCATCGGCAAGCTCACCAAGCTGGTGGTGTTGGACCTCCGGGCGTGCCACAATCTGGAGAAGTTGCCTGAGGCGATCGGGTCCGCCAAGAAGCTGCAGTACCTGGACGTGTCGGAGTGCTTCCGGCTCAACAAGATGCCCAAGAGCATCGCCAACCTCTCCGATCTGGAAGTGCTCAAGGGGTTTTTACTGATCAGTGGGCCTGATGACAAACATGTTTGTCATCTCCATCAGTTGGCCAAGCTGACCAAGTTGAGGAAGCTCAGCATCAACATAGCCAGTCGGATCGCAGAAAAAGAGCTGGAGAATGTGGGCGAGTtgaagaagatcaccaccctcatCATATCATGGGCAGTGGTTACAGAGAAGAAGGAAGACTCTCATTCCACCAGAGGTGATGAGGCGTCCTCACAGGAGAAGAAACAACAAGGGACTGGTAAGGACTCAATCGAAGATCTCCCATCGAAGTCCAAACAATCATCCGATGCTGCTACTGCTGCCGCTGATGCCGATGCTCATGATGATGGTGAAGATGATGTCATCGAAAAGCGTCAGCTGCCACATCCACCGGAGCAGAAACCATCAACATCCGATGTCCCGTACAAGAACGCCGATCCAAGGAGCAAAGACGTTACTTTTGGTACTGATGCCACTACGAAGAAAGTTCAACCAATATCCGACCATGAGGCTCGCCCGACCACCGACGGACAAGCTTCGGGAGTGAAGTTACTGAGGAAGAGAGAAACCAAGAAGATTGCAGCGGATCGTTTCCTTGATCCCGCTAAGGTTACCCTTCCTAGTATGATAGAGAAGCTGGAACTCCGGTGCTTTACCGAGGAGGAGTTCCCGCAGTGGATTGATCCCAGCAAATTAGAAAACGTGAAGAAACTGTACCTGAGGGGAGGGAGGCTCCGAAGTCTAGGAGACGGCCGGGGGTGGAAGGTGGAGGTGCTGCGCCTGAGGCTCCTCAATTATCTGGATCATCCCAGCTGGGAGAACCTGACAACTTCGTTCCCAGGGCTCCGATTCGTCGAGAAATTAAACTGTGGGAAAAAAAGTTCATCGCACAAGGAATTAAGTTCTTGGCCTTGCAATAAAGAAGGGTTTTGGTGCAAGGAGGATGCCAAAAAGAGTGCTGAGGATGAGCCGAAAGCCATTAACTGGCCGCCACCGGAGACCGATTGA